A DNA window from Desulfofalx alkaliphila DSM 12257 contains the following coding sequences:
- a CDS encoding PRC-barrel domain-containing protein, whose amino-acid sequence MKTSKEIIGLPVLSIAEVLNLGAVKDLLINPESGAVDFVVVEPKNSFHETKLIPYQDVVGIGEDALTIRNQDKVIPFSSSAEALKLLEKDVKIINSKVMTEKGTIVGTVSEIAVDEDTGKIIGSQWIPNGQQQPAGYITADTVITYGRDMIIVTKDFQQGLTDDVSKEELVAEQEPVAEQEPMPEQDPLKFFEDQQNQYLIGRRVTSAIVADDGEVIAKEGDIVTPGIIEMANAAGKYVELTLNTVEEN is encoded by the coding sequence GTGAAGACAAGCAAAGAAATAATTGGTCTGCCGGTGCTGAGCATTGCTGAGGTGCTAAACCTGGGCGCCGTTAAAGACCTTTTAATCAATCCTGAGAGCGGTGCAGTGGATTTTGTGGTGGTGGAACCCAAGAACAGCTTTCATGAAACTAAACTCATCCCCTACCAAGACGTTGTTGGCATTGGGGAAGATGCCTTAACCATTAGAAATCAAGACAAGGTTATTCCCTTTTCATCCAGTGCTGAGGCACTAAAACTGTTAGAAAAGGATGTTAAAATTATTAACAGCAAAGTAATGACTGAAAAAGGCACCATTGTGGGCACAGTGAGTGAAATAGCCGTGGATGAAGATACGGGTAAAATCATAGGAAGTCAGTGGATACCCAATGGCCAGCAGCAGCCGGCAGGGTACATCACTGCCGACACGGTTATAACCTACGGGCGGGATATGATTATTGTAACCAAAGACTTTCAACAAGGGCTGACAGATGATGTATCTAAAGAAGAATTGGTGGCAGAACAAGAACCGGTGGCAGAACAAGAACCAATGCCTGAACAAGATCCCTTAAAATTCTTTGAAGACCAACAAAACCAGTACTTAATTGGGCGCAGAGTAACCAGTGCAATAGTTGCTGATGATGGCGAAGTTATAGCCAAAGAGGGAGATATTGTAACACCTGGAATAATTGAAATGGCCAATGCAGCCGGTAAATACGTGGAATTAACGTTGAATACCGTTGAAGAAAATTAG